Proteins co-encoded in one Granulicella cerasi genomic window:
- a CDS encoding beta strand repeat-containing protein, with protein MATALGLGSQAAHASAGQAFTLSSSTTVSFPSTAIGQTSSSQTVTLTANRAVTVASVVISSTMNSKQEFVLGTTSGCTTVVSGGTCSIPVTFKPFYSGTRTATLTVTDSTGTLYTVGLTGAASGPQGLMSPGYNTYSGPVGSGYSGDGGPLSAAKFYTLMGTTSDAAGNLYIADYGMQNIRVVYNSGSALACLIQIEEPTLFGLSAGATSCAGATSAPVAGNIYTIAGDTTAVSGTATTTSHTGGNLNNVLATTAGTLYGPEGVAVDAAGNILVSNYTNYSTSVVFAGGDSMACLIEMANPTIFGLTTGATTCAGATSAPQVGYIYKLIGTPGTAGITGDGGPLGSGTVLTGYGTAITVSPAGDIFFVSYSTLATRGTRIRVVYNGGAAAAKLIAAENPGTTPVIGYVYLVGGYAQVASAGDGGLATASTAGILNSRGLALTADGDVVFTEYTSATSAKIRVIYNGGAAMGKLITTENSAWASPTVGYLYTLAGNATPATSATVAGALAYTNALSDPIGVTTDPAGDIYYVDYGNFQLYKIDTASGKIVPYVGTGVKGTGNGNALTVAKYYLPWASNFGTDGTVYVTDYGVYHINVDTAAAAPITFTTTAAIGNVSETEVVYHNNVGNSPLTISGITASTNFAVVASGSTLYSDCTSTTVLQPGQTCAIGVALSPTVSNQTLTGTLTVTDNSSVGTYTVALTGTAAVATTTTLTSSANPSQGGTSITLSAAVAVASGQTVPTGTAALAGTVKFTDGTTTLATGVAIDATTGIATYTTAALANGSHSLKATFTPATADYSTSSGSLTQVVNSLTTTTTVTSSANPSAGGSAVTFTATVAVVAGQTAPTGAPGLAGTVTFTDSVSGAALASNVAIDATTGQATATTSALTNATHTITAVFTPATAYYATSTGTLSQVVSGITTSTTVTSTDPSPGPNTQVTLTATVAVTGTVPSGTTALSGTVTFVDVSLVSGSTTSTTTTLGTSTISSAGVATLPFKSSLVATHTITATFTPSTLYYASSAGTIVETVSGPTFTVANSNPGVAIPTGGSTTTTFAVSGIGGYSGTVSASCSGAPAYITCSFAPASTTFSGTSATSNVVMTIRTNGQTSSLVSRTGGLELASLLGFGVLLVAPRRRRLGAMLMLALGLALTATMTGCGNGTNSAARGTFNLTVNFTDGSLTVTSPVTVSITGN; from the coding sequence TTGGCAACAGCCCTGGGCCTTGGCTCGCAGGCAGCTCATGCCTCCGCGGGTCAGGCGTTTACGCTTTCCAGCAGCACCACCGTTAGCTTCCCGTCGACCGCCATCGGGCAGACCTCAAGCTCACAAACCGTGACGTTGACCGCGAATCGCGCCGTCACGGTGGCGAGCGTCGTCATCTCCTCAACGATGAACAGCAAGCAGGAGTTCGTACTCGGCACGACCTCGGGCTGTACGACCGTGGTCTCCGGCGGCACCTGTAGCATCCCGGTCACGTTCAAGCCGTTCTACTCCGGCACGCGTACCGCAACCCTGACGGTCACGGACTCCACCGGCACGCTCTACACCGTCGGCCTCACCGGCGCCGCAAGCGGCCCACAGGGGTTGATGAGCCCGGGCTACAACACCTATAGCGGCCCCGTCGGTTCGGGCTACTCCGGCGATGGCGGCCCCCTCTCTGCCGCCAAGTTCTACACCCTGATGGGCACGACCTCTGACGCAGCCGGCAACCTCTACATCGCCGACTACGGCATGCAGAACATCCGCGTGGTCTACAACAGCGGCTCAGCTCTGGCTTGCCTGATCCAGATCGAGGAGCCGACGCTCTTCGGCCTCTCCGCAGGCGCAACAAGCTGCGCTGGTGCGACCTCCGCACCCGTTGCCGGGAACATTTACACCATCGCTGGCGACACCACTGCCGTATCCGGCACGGCAACGACGACCTCGCACACCGGTGGCAATCTCAACAATGTGCTCGCCACCACAGCAGGCACGCTCTATGGTCCGGAAGGCGTAGCCGTCGATGCCGCTGGCAACATCCTGGTCTCGAACTACACCAACTACTCGACGAGCGTAGTCTTCGCGGGCGGCGACTCCATGGCTTGCCTTATCGAGATGGCAAACCCCACGATCTTTGGTCTGACCACGGGCGCAACCACCTGCGCCGGCGCCACCTCAGCGCCTCAGGTCGGCTATATCTACAAGCTCATCGGCACACCCGGCACTGCGGGTATCACCGGCGATGGCGGCCCGCTCGGTTCAGGCACCGTACTCACGGGCTACGGCACCGCGATCACTGTGAGCCCGGCTGGCGATATCTTCTTCGTCAGCTACTCCACGCTCGCTACGCGTGGCACGCGTATTCGCGTGGTCTACAACGGAGGCGCAGCAGCAGCAAAACTCATCGCCGCAGAAAACCCCGGCACCACGCCTGTGATTGGCTACGTGTACCTTGTCGGCGGCTATGCGCAGGTGGCTTCCGCTGGCGACGGCGGACTGGCAACCGCTTCGACCGCAGGCATCCTCAACAGCCGCGGACTTGCTCTCACGGCCGATGGTGATGTCGTCTTCACCGAATACACCTCAGCCACCAGCGCGAAGATCCGCGTGATCTACAACGGCGGCGCCGCGATGGGTAAGCTCATCACCACAGAGAACTCCGCATGGGCTTCGCCGACCGTGGGCTATCTCTACACACTCGCCGGTAATGCAACTCCGGCAACCTCAGCAACCGTAGCCGGAGCCTTGGCCTATACCAACGCCCTGAGCGACCCCATTGGCGTTACGACGGACCCTGCAGGCGACATCTACTACGTCGACTACGGCAACTTCCAGCTCTACAAGATCGACACGGCCAGCGGCAAGATCGTTCCTTACGTCGGCACCGGAGTGAAGGGCACCGGCAACGGTAACGCGCTCACGGTCGCCAAGTATTACCTTCCCTGGGCGTCGAACTTTGGCACCGATGGCACGGTCTACGTGACCGACTACGGCGTGTATCACATCAACGTAGACACCGCCGCAGCCGCGCCGATCACCTTCACCACCACCGCGGCGATCGGCAATGTCTCCGAGACAGAGGTCGTTTATCACAACAACGTCGGCAACTCGCCGTTGACGATCTCCGGCATTACGGCCAGCACAAACTTCGCCGTCGTAGCGTCGGGCTCGACGCTCTACAGCGATTGCACCTCGACGACCGTCCTGCAGCCCGGCCAGACCTGCGCGATCGGCGTGGCGCTGTCGCCAACGGTCTCGAACCAGACGCTCACCGGCACCCTCACGGTGACGGACAACTCCTCGGTCGGCACCTACACCGTCGCGCTGACGGGCACGGCTGCGGTCGCCACCACGACCACGCTTACCTCTTCGGCGAACCCGTCGCAGGGCGGCACCTCCATCACGCTCTCGGCAGCCGTCGCCGTGGCCTCGGGCCAGACCGTCCCCACGGGCACGGCTGCGCTGGCCGGTACGGTGAAGTTCACCGACGGCACCACGACGCTCGCCACCGGCGTGGCCATCGATGCCACCACCGGCATCGCGACCTACACCACGGCAGCGCTGGCAAACGGTTCGCACAGCCTGAAGGCGACCTTCACCCCGGCGACCGCGGACTACTCCACCTCGTCGGGTTCGCTGACGCAGGTGGTCAACTCGCTCACCACGACCACCACTGTCACGTCGTCGGCCAACCCCAGCGCGGGCGGTTCAGCGGTGACCTTCACCGCGACGGTCGCCGTGGTCGCTGGCCAGACCGCCCCCACCGGCGCGCCGGGACTTGCCGGCACCGTCACCTTTACCGATAGCGTGAGCGGCGCAGCGCTGGCGAGCAATGTTGCCATCGACGCCACCACTGGTCAGGCAACGGCCACGACCAGCGCCCTGACGAACGCCACCCACACCATCACCGCCGTCTTCACCCCGGCGACGGCATACTACGCCACATCGACGGGTACGCTCTCGCAGGTAGTGAGCGGCATCACCACCTCGACTACCGTCACCTCCACCGATCCGAGCCCCGGACCGAACACGCAGGTCACGCTGACCGCGACGGTAGCCGTCACCGGCACGGTCCCCAGCGGCACTACCGCGCTGAGCGGAACGGTGACCTTCGTCGACGTTTCGCTGGTCAGCGGATCGACCACCTCCACCACGACCACGCTGGGTACGAGCACCATCAGTTCAGCCGGCGTCGCTACGCTGCCGTTCAAGTCCTCGCTCGTGGCAACGCACACCATCACCGCGACCTTCACCCCGTCCACGCTCTACTACGCGTCCTCGGCGGGAACGATCGTCGAGACCGTCTCGGGACCGACCTTCACGGTCGCCAACAGCAACCCCGGCGTCGCCATTCCGACGGGCGGCAGCACGACCACCACCTTCGCCGTCAGCGGCATAGGTGGCTACTCGGGCACCGTCTCGGCAAGCTGCTCGGGGGCGCCGGCGTACATCACCTGCTCCTTCGCTCCGGCCAGCACCACGTTCAGCGGTACGAGCGCTACCTCCAACGTGGTCATGACCATCCGCACGAACGGCCAGACGAGCTCGCTGGTCAGCCGCACCGGCGGGCTGGAGCTGGCTTCCCTGCTCGGCTTCGGCGTGTTGCTCGTGGCTCCGCGTCGTCGTCGCCTCGGCGCGATGCTGATGCTCGCTCTGGGCCTCGCTCTGACGGCCACCATGACCGGCTGCGGCAACGGCACGAACAGCGCGGCGCGCGGAACCTTCAACCTCACCGTCAACTTCACCGACGGATCGTTGACGGTCACCTCGCCGGTCACGGTGTCGATCACTGGCAACTAA